From the genome of Phaenicophaeus curvirostris isolate KB17595 chromosome 6, BPBGC_Pcur_1.0, whole genome shotgun sequence, one region includes:
- the CDK5 gene encoding cyclin-dependent kinase 5, with amino-acid sequence MQKYEKLEKIGEGTYGTVFKAKNRETHEIVALKRVRLDDDDEGVPSSALREICLLKELKHKNIVRLHDVLHSDKKLTLVFEFCDQDLKKYFDSCNGDLDPEIVKSFMYQLLKGLAFCHSRNVLHRDLKPQNLLINRNGELKLADFGLARAFGIPVRCYSAEVVTLWYRPPDVLFGAKLYSTSIDMWSAGCIFAELANAGRPLFPGNDVDDQLKRIFRLLGTPTEEQWPAMAKLPDYKPYPMYPATASLVNVVPKLSATGRDLLQNLLKCNPVQRISAEEALQHPYFTDFCPP; translated from the exons ATGCAGAAATACgagaagctggagaagatcGGGGAAG GCACCTACGGGacggtgttcaaggccaagaaCCGGGAGACACACGAGATCGTGGCGCTGAAGCGAGTGCGTCTGGACGATGACGACGAG ggCGTCCCCAGCTCGGCGCTGCGGGAGATCTGCCTGCTGAAGGAGCTGAAGCACAAAAACATCGTCAG GCTCCACGACGTCCTGCACAGCGACAAGAAGCTCACCCTCGTCTTCGAGTTCTGCGACCAG GACCTGAAGAAATACTTCGATAGCTGCAACGGCGACCTGGACCCGGAGATCGTGAAG TCGTTCATGTACCAGCTGCTGAAGGGCCTGGCGTTCTGCCACAGCCGCAACGTGCTGCACCGCGACCTCAAGCCACAGAACCTGCTCATCAACAGG AACGGGGAGCTCAAACTCGCCGACTTCGGGCTGGCGCGCGCCTTCGGCATCCCGGTGCGCTGCTACTCGGCGGAG GTCGTCACGCTCTGGTACCGGCCCCCCGACGTGCTCTTCGGCGCCAAACTCTACTCCACATCCATCGACATGTGGTCGGCCGGCTGCATCTTCGCAG AGCTGGCCAACGCGGGGCGGCCGCTGTTCCCGGGGAACGACGTGGACGATCAGCTGAAGCGCATTTTCCG GCTGCTGGGGACACCGACTGAGGAGCAGTGGCCGGCGATGGCCAAGCTGCCCGACTAcaag CCGTACCCCATGTACCCCGCCACGGCGTCACTGGTGAACGTGGTGCCGAAGCTGAGCGCCACGGGCCGGGATCTGCTCcag AACCTGCTCAAGTGCAACCCCGTGCAGCGGATCTCGGCCGAGGAGGCGCTGCAGCACCCCTACTTCACTGACTTCTGCCCCCCctag
- the ASIC3 gene encoding LOW QUALITY PROTEIN: acid-sensing ion channel 3 (The sequence of the model RefSeq protein was modified relative to this genomic sequence to represent the inferred CDS: deleted 1 base in 1 codon), with amino-acid sequence MRRGSGGSRGGAGPCSLRAFAHSSSLHGISHVFAYGAASLRRGLWGAFFLGSLGLLLLVCAERVAYFLTYPHVTKLDEVAAHNLTFPAITICNLNEFRFSKITRNDLYHVGELLALLNDRQEISNPQLAEPHVLAALRDKANFKNFKAKPFSMAEFYNRTGHDLADMLLQCSFRGAGCSARNFTVIFTRLGKCYTFNSGGPGREVLTTLQGGAGNGLELMLNVQQEEYLPVWGDTDETSFEAGVKVQIHSQDEPPAIDQLGFGVAPGFQTFVSCQQQRLVYLPPPWGDCKATPIESDFFADYSLPACRLDCETRYLAENCNCRMVHMPGNANVCTPEQYKECADPALDFLVQRDSEFCACRTPCATVRYGKELSVVKIPSKASARYLARKFNKSEQYIADNVLVLDIFFEALNYESIEQKKAYEVAGLLGDIGGQMGLFVGASLLTVLEILDYLCEVFRDKLLSAYRDRKRPRTPEHPGPPHSPTAPPTPR; translated from the exons ATGCGTCGCGGGTCGGGGGGC TCGcgggggggcgcggggccgTGCAGCCTGCGAGCCTTCGCCCACAGCTCCTCGCTGCACGGCATCAGCCACGTCTTCGCCTACGGGGCGGCCTCGCTGCGGCGCGGGCTCTGGGGAGCCTTCTTcttggggtccctggggctgctgctgctggtctGCGCCGAGCGCGTCGCCTACTTCCTCACCTACCCCCACGTCACCAAGCTGGACGAGGTGGCCGCCCACAACCTCACCTTCCCGGCCATCACCATCTGCAACCTCAACGAGTTCCGCTTCTCCAAGATCACCCGCAACGACCTGTACCACGTCGGGGAGCTGCTGGCGCTGCTCAACGACCGCCAGGAGATCAGCAACCCGCAGCTGGCCGAGCCGCACGTCCTGGCCGCCCTGCGCGACAAAGCCAACTTCAAGAACTTCAAGGCCAAGCCCTTCAGCATGGCCGAGTTCTACAACCGCACCGGACACGACCTGGCCGACATGCTGCTGCAGTGCTCCTTCCGCGGCGCCGGCTGCTCCGCACGGAACTTCACCGTG ATCTTCACGCGCCTGGGGAAGTGCTACACGTTCAACTCGGGGGGCCCGGGGCGCGAGGTGCTGACCACGCTGCAGGGCGGCGCGGGAAACGGGCTCGAGCTGATGCTCAACGTGCAGCAGGAGGAATATCTGCCCGTCTGGGGGGACACGG ACGAGACGTCGTTCGAGGCGGGGGTGAAGGTGCAGATCCACAGCCAGGATGAGCCCCCGGCCATCGACCAGCTGGGCTTCGGCGTCGCGCCCGGCTTCCAGACCTTCgtctcctgccagcagcagcgc CTGGTGTACCTGCCGCCGCCGTGGGGGGACTGCAAGGCCACCCCGATCGAGTCGGACTTCTTCGCCGACTACAGCCTCCCCGCGTGCCGCCTGGACTGCGAGACGCGGTACCTGGCCGAGAACTGCAACTGCCGCATGGTGCACATGCCAG GCAACGCCAACGTCTGCACCCCCGAGCAGTACAAGGAGTGCGCCGACCCCGCGCTCG ATTTCCTGGTGCAGCGCGACAGCGAGTTCTGCGCGTGCCGCACGCCCTGCGCCACCGTGCGCTACGGCAAAGAGCTCTCGGTGGTGAAGATCCCCAGCAAGGCCTCGGCGCGGTACCTCGCCAGGAAATTCAACAAGAGCGAGCAGTACATCGC ggACAACGTCCTGGTCCTCGACATCTTCTTCGAGGCGCTCAACTACGAGAGCATCGAGCAGAAGAAGGCGTACGAGGTGGCCGGGCTGCTGG GCGATATCGGGGGGCAGATGGGGCTATTTGTGGGCGCCAGCCTCCTCACCGTCCTGGAGATCCTGGATTACCTGTGCGAG gTGTTCCGCGACAAACTGCTCAGTGCCTACCGCGACAGAAAGCGCCCACGCACGCCG GAGCACCCCGGccccccccacagccccacggcCCCCCCCACACCCAGGtag
- the ABCB8 gene encoding mitochondrial potassium channel ATP-binding subunit: MLLRAVAARLPPVPPALRAPSFRYGGARLHAPPAPPSPAPRAPRLLLVAGSGCAALGLLGATSFLGTPGFLGTPVFSGTLGFLGTPARCEEAAPPPRPDPPFDWGAFWALLRPQLLALSAAVVLALGAALLNVRIPVLLGQLVDVVAQCARGPLTGYLRAVRRPALRLLATYCLQALLTLGHVWLLSRVGERLAGTLRRDLLVALLRQDISFFDVRRTGQLVSHLSTDVQELKSCFKLAVSQGLRSGAQAAGCFLSLYLVSPKLTALLLLALPALVGAGTLIGASLRRLSRRAQEQLAKATGVADEALGNVRTVRAFAMEEQQAGLYGAELERAGCLSERLGLGIAVFQGLSNLALNGIVLGTILAGGSLMASDELSPGDLMSFLVAAQTVQRSLANISILMGQVVRGLGAGARVLELLAMESGEGLRGAHRIPAHALRGHIDFHRVSFSYPSRPGVTVLRDFSLSLPPCQTVAIVGPSGGGKSTVAALLERFYEPTRGTISLDGHDLSSLDPSWLRGDVIGFISQEPVLFGTSILENIRCGKPTATDAEVVAAAKLANADGFIRSFPDGYGTIVGERGAALSGGQKQRVAIARALLKDPAVLILDEATSALDTQAEQVVQEALDRAAAGRTVLLIAHRLSSVRHADLIVVLAQGRVAEAGTHAELLRRGGLYAELVRRQSLDPS; the protein is encoded by the exons ATGCTGCTGCGGGCGGTCGCAGCCCGGCtgcccccggtgccccccgccctcagagcccccag TTTCAGGTATGGGGGGGCCCGCCTGCAcgccccccccgcaccccccagccccgcgcccCGTGCCCCCCGACTCCTGCTGGTGGCCGGATCCGGCTGCGCCGCCCTGGGCTTGCTGGGGGCCACCAGCTTCTTGGGGACCCCTGGCTTCTTGGGGACCCCCGTCTTCTCGGGGACCCTCGGCTTCTTGGGGACCCCCGCGCGCTGTGAGGAGGCggcgccccccccccggccGGACCCCCCCTTCGACTGGGGGGCCTTCTGGGCTCTGCTGCGCCCGCAGCTGCTGGCCCTCTCGGCCGCCGTCGTG CTGGCGCTGGGCGCTGCCCTGCTCAACGTGCGCATCCCGGTGCTCCTGGGGCAGCTGGTGGACGTGGTTGCCCAGTGCGCCCGTGGGCCACTGACCGGCTACCTGCGAGCCGTGCGGCGCCCAGCCCTGCGCCTGCTGGCCACCTACTGCCtgcag GCGCTGCTGACGCTGGGACACGTGTGGCTGCTGTCGCGGGTGGGCGAGCGCCTGGCGGGGACCCTGAGGAGGGACCTGCTGGTGGCTCTGCTGCG GCAGGACATCTCGTTCTTCGACGTGCGCCGCACGGGGCAGCTGGTGTCCCACCTGAGCACAGACGTGCAGGAGCTCAAGTCGTGCTTCAAGCTGGCCGTGTCGCAG GGCCTGCGCAGCGGCGCGCAGGCGGCCGGATGCTTCCTCTCGCTCTACCTGGTGTCGCCCAAGCTGACGGCGCTGCTGCTCCTCGCCCTGCCCGCCCTGGTGGGCGCCGGGACCCTCATCGGCGCCAGCCTCCGGCGCCTCTCCCGGCGCGCGCAGGAGCAG CTCGCCAAGGCCACCGGCGTGGCCGACGAGGCCCTCGGCAACGTCCGCACCGTGCGCGCCTTCGCCATGGAGGAGCAGCAGGCGGG GCTCTACGGAGCCGAGCTGGAGCGCGCCGGCTGCCTGAGCGAGCGCCTGGGCCTCGGCATCGCCGTCTTCCAGGGCCTCTCCAACTTGGCGCTCAACG GGATCGTTCTGGGCACCATCCTGGCGGGCGGCTCCCTGATGGCCAGTGACGAGCTCTCGCCTGGAGACCTCATGTCCTTCCTGGTGGCCGCGCAGACCGTGCAGAG GTCCCTGGCCAACATCTCCATCCTGATGGGGCAG GTGGTGCGCGGCCTGGGTGCCGGCGCCCGcgtgctggagctgctggcgATGGAATCGGGCGAGGGGCTGCGCGGCGCCCACCGCATCCCGGCACATGCCCTGCGCGGGCACATCGACTTCCACCGCGTCTCCTTCAG TTACCCCTCGCGTCCTGGTGTCACCGTCCTGCGGGATTTCTCGCTCTCGCTGCCCCCCTGCCAAACCGTGGCCATCGTGGGACCCTCGGGAGGAG GGAAGTCGACGGTGGCGGCGCTGCTGGAGCGATTCTACGAGCCCACGCGGGGCACGATCTCGCTGGACGGGCACGACCTGAGCTCCCTCGACCCATCCTGGCTACGTGGGGACGTCATCGGCTTCATCAGCCAG GAACCGGTGCTGTTCGGCACGTCCATCCTGGAGAACATCCGCTGTGGGAAGCCCACGGCCACCGACGCCGAGGTGGTGGCCGCCGCCAAGCTCGCCAACGCCGACGGCTTCATCCGCAGCTTCCCCGACGGCTACGGCACCATCGTGG GCGAGCGCGGCGCGGCGCTCTCAGGGGGGCAGAAGCAGCGCGTCGCCATCGCCCGCGCGCTGCTCAAGGACCCGGCCGTGCTCATCCTGGACGAGGCCACCAGCGCGCTGGACACGCAGGCCGAGCAGGTGGTGCAGGAGGCGCTGGACCGCGCCGCCGCCGGACGCACCGTGCTGCTCATCGCCCACCGGCTCAGCTCCGTCCGGCACGCCGACCTCATCGTGGTGCTGGCGCAGGGGCGCGTGGCCGAG GCGGGGACGCACGCGGAGCTGCTGCGTCGCGGGGGCCTCTACGCGGAGCTCGTCCGACGCCAGAGCCTGGACCCCAGCTGA